A stretch of Telopea speciosissima isolate NSW1024214 ecotype Mountain lineage chromosome 11, Tspe_v1, whole genome shotgun sequence DNA encodes these proteins:
- the LOC122645257 gene encoding probable LRR receptor-like serine/threonine-protein kinase At3g47570 → MALLQLILVFKFLLLRQIVVGNNETDRLALLEFKKQIDLDLYGALSSWNDSIPFCSWVGITCGGHRHPQRVISLDLQGKGLVDNISPSIGNLTFLRFLDIGNNSFHGKIPQEIGNLIRLQFIAFRNNTLGGEIPTSLANCTDLTEIRFSYNNLVGKIPVELFTPWSKLEIISINYNGLTGKIPASFGNVSSLQIISLGGNELHGSIPESFGQLTNLYYLSLLQNKLYGMFPVSLYNLSSLETISLYHNQLHGSLPRDICLTLPNLKALAIGMNLFSGNILTSISNISTLEIIDLGGNSFVGPVHNILGNLQNLHLFSIAKNQCGGDLDFVNSLVNCTHLEILDLHSNVFKGPIPNFKANLSTHLSMLFLGGNQLSGTIPIGIENLVNLTFLAMEVNFLEGNIPFCIGKLSKRQRLSLGANRLSGQIPSSIGNFTILYELHLDANNLNGTIPSSIENCQQLQYLTLANNSLQGPVPKQIFLISSLSISLDLSSNSLAGSLPIEIGNLKSLSTIDISKIRFSGQIPSSIGECNSLEHLYMGGNFFEGTIPQSLTLLKGLQDLDLSLNNLSGQIPKDLEKLAALQCLNLSFNNLEGEVPTKGIFRNASAILVNGNDMLCGRNVELHLRTCTNPGSMKREKSNAFRIVLAIISAVLGALLISSFLIHFWIRRSKSKPPSTPLIGDQFLKLSYKELFQATGGFSSANFIGSGSFGSIYKGIIDQDETIVAVKVLNLQNPRVYKSFMAECEALRNIRHRNLVKILTSCSSLDSKGKDFKALVYEFMPNGSLDEWLHQSAGAQNHSRNLSLLQRLNIAIDVASALDYLHYHCYAVIVHCDLKPSNILLDSDMTAHVSDFGLARLLLEPDDSSSQAQTSTIGIKGSIGYAAPEYGMGGRATIQGDVFSYGILLLEMFTGKKPTDQMFTDDLNLHNFAKTTLPVYVMHIIDPILLPKEEHKEQIEEGSITKAEGSSHMKDKLQNCIKSIIEIALQCSMESPRERMLMNDVVRELHLIRKIFLKA, encoded by the exons ATGGCACTTCTTCAGCTTATTTTAGTTTTCAAATTTCTCCTATTGAGGCAGATCGTAGTAGGGAACAACGAGACAGATCGACTTGCTTTGTTGGAGTTCAAGAAACAAATTGATCTTGATCTGTATGGAGCACTAAGTTCTTGGAACGATTCCATCCCTTTCTGCAGCTGGGTTGGGATCACTTGTGGCGGTCATCGTCATCCACAACGAGTTATTAGCTTGGATTTACAAGGGAAGGGATTGGTAGATAACATATCTCCTTCCATTGGGAATCTCACTTTTCTTCGTTTCCTCGACATTGGAAACAATAGCTTCCATGGCAAAATCCCCCAAGAGATCGGTAATTTGATTCGATTACAGTTCATTGCTTTTCGAAACAACACTCTAGGAGGAGAAATTCCTACCAGCTTGGCCAACTGCACTGATCTAACAGAAATTCGTTTCAGCTATAACAATCTTGTTGGGAAGATTCCGGTTGAACTATTTACGCCTTGGTCAAAGTTGGAGATCATTTCTATTAATTATAATGGCTTAACAGGAAAAATACCAGCTTCATTTGGGAACGTTTCTTCTCTCCAAATCATCTCTTTGGGTGGAAATGAACTCCATGGGAGCATTCCAGAATCCTTTGGTCAACTAACAAACTTATACTATCTATCACTTCTTCAAAACAAGCTATATGGTATGTTCCCTGTCTCACTATATAATCTCTCATCTCTTGAAACCATTTCTCTTTATCATAACCAACTGCATGGGAGCCTTCCACGAGACATATGCCTCACTCTTCCAAATCTCAAAGCACTAGCAATTGGAATGAACCTTTTCTCAGGGAACATTCTGACTTCCATCTCCAATATTTCAacacttgaaataattgatctcgGTGGAAACAGTTTTGTTGGACCCGTCCATAACATCTTAGGAAATCTTCAAAACCTTCACTTGTTCAGTATTGCAAAAAATCAATGTGGAGGTGATTTAGATTTTGTAAATTCTTTGGTCAATTGTACACATCTAGAGATTTTGGACCTACATTCAAATGTTTTTAAGGGTCCCATTCCCAACTTCAAAGCCAATCTCTCAACACACCTCTCAATGCTTTTTCTGGGAGGGAATCAACTATCTGGAACCATTCCTATTGGGATTGAGAATCTCGTCAACTTAACCTTCTTGGCCATGGAGGTCAACTTTCTCGAGGGTAATATTCCATTTTGTATAGGGAAACTTTCAAAGCGTCAAAGATTATCCTTGGGTGCAAATAGACTTTCAGGACAGATACCTTCCTCTATAGGTAATTTCACTATTTTGTACGAACTCCATTTAGATGCCAACAATTTGAATGGAACCATTCCTTCCAGCATTGAAAATTGTCAACAATTACAGTACCTAACCCTTGCTAATAATAGCCTCCAAGGCCCCGTACCTAAACAAATCTTCCTTATTTCCTCCTTATCAATATCTCTTGACTTATCTTCTAATTCTCTGGCTGGTTCCCTACCAATTGAAATCGGTAACTTGAAGAGTCTTTCCACAATAGATATCTCCAAAATCAGATTCTCTGGACAAATCCCCTCCTCCATTGGTGAGTGTAATAGTTTGGAACATCTTTATATGGGGGGTAATTTCTTTGAAGGAACCATTCCTCAATCTTTGACTCTTTTGAAGGGGCTTCAAGATTTAGATCTCTCACTCAACAACTTATCAGGGCAAATCCCAAAAGATCTAGAGAAACTTGCAGCATTGCAATGTTTGAATTTATCCTTCAATAATCTTGAGGGGGAGGTACCAACAAAAGGAATTTTTAGAAATGCAAGTGCAATTTTGGTGAATGGAAATGATATGCTTTGTGGGAGAAATGTTGAGTTACATTTACGTACATGCACAAACCCTGGATCTATGAAACGAGAAAAGTCCAATGCTTTTAGAATAGTTCTGGCGATAATCAGTGCGGTTCTTGGTGCTCTTTTGATATCTTCCTTTCTTATTCATTTTTGGATAAGAAGATCAAAAAGTAAACCTCCATCCACACCATTGATCGGCGACCAATTCTTAAAGCTATCTTACAAAGAGCTCTTCCAAGCTACTGGTGGATTTTCTTCAGCTAATTTCATAGGTTCTGGTAGTTTTGGCTCTATATACAAAGGGATTATCGACCAAGATGAAACTATTGTTGCAGTAAAGGTACTCAACCTTCAAAATCCAAGAGTTTACAAGAGCTTTATGGCTGAATGTGAAGCATTAAGAAACATTCGACATCGAAATCTTGTCAAGATTTTAACTTCATGTTCAAGTCTTGATTCAAAAGGCAAAGATTTTAAAGCCCTTGTTTATGAGTTCATGCCTAATGGGAGTCTAGATGAATGGTTGCATCAGTCGGCGGGGGCACAAAATCATTCAAGGAATTTAAGCCTTCTTCAAAGATTAAACATTGCAATTGATGTGGCTTCTGCATTAGATTACCTTCATTACCACTGCTATGCGGTAATTGTTCATTGTGACTTGAAACCAAGTAATATTCTACTTGACAGTGATATGACAGCACATGTCAGTGATTTTGGTTTGGCGAGGCTACTTTTAGAACCTGATGACAGTTCATCCCAGGCTCAAACTAGTACCATTGGGATAAAAGGATCTATTGGCTATGCTGCTCCAG AATATGGCATGGGTGGAAGGGCAACTATACAAGGGGATGTGTTTAGCTATGGGATCCTTTTATTGGAGATGTTCACGGGAAAAAAGCCAACGGATCAAATGTTTACTGATGACTTAAATCTCCATAACTTTGCAAAGACAACTTTACCTGTATACGTGATGCACATTATAGATCCCATACTCCTACCCAAGGAAGAACACAAAGAACAAATTGAAGAGGGTTCTATCACCAAAGCTGAAGGTTCAAGTCATATGAAAGATAAATTGCAAAATTGCATAAAGtcaataattgaaattgcaCTTCAATGCTCAATGGAATCGCCAAGAGAACGTATGCTGATGAACGATGTTGTGAGGGAACTACATTTAATCAGGAAAATTTTTCTCAAAGCATAA